A single region of the Pseudomonas sp. VD-NE ins genome encodes:
- a CDS encoding RidA family protein: MSIQRQLTNERMSQIVSHNGTVYLAGQVGDDFDAGIEQQTRDVLANIERLLDLAGTDKQHLLSATIYLNDIEAHFAGMNSVWDQWLPKGAAPARATVEAKMAKPSILVEISIVAALP; this comes from the coding sequence ATGTCAATCCAGCGCCAGCTCACCAATGAGCGCATGAGTCAGATCGTCAGCCACAACGGCACCGTGTATCTGGCCGGACAGGTCGGCGACGACTTCGACGCCGGGATTGAACAGCAGACCCGCGACGTACTGGCCAACATCGAGCGTTTGCTTGATCTGGCCGGCACGGACAAACAACATCTGTTGTCGGCGACGATTTACCTGAACGACATCGAGGCGCACTTTGCCGGGATGAACTCGGTGTGGGACCAGTGGCTGCCAAAAGGCGCTGCCCCGGCCCGCGCCACCGTCGAAGCGAAAATGGCCAAGCCGAGCATCCTCGTCGAGATCTCTATCGTCGCCGCGCTGCCGTAA
- the dadA gene encoding D-amino acid dehydrogenase: MRVMVLGSGVIGTASAYYLARAGFEVVVVDRQPAAAMETSFANAGQVSPGYASPWAAPGVPLKAIKWLLQRHAPLAIKATADIDQYLWMAQMLRNCTASRYAVNKERMVRLSEYSRDCLDELRAETGIAYEGRSLGTTQLFRTQAQLDGAAKDIAVLKESGVPFEVLDRAGIARVEPALAGVTDILAGALRLPNDQTGDCQMFTTRLAEMAVKLGVEFRFGQDIQKLDYAGDRINGVWIDGKLETADRYVLALGSYSPQLLKPLGIKAPVYPLKGYSLTVPITNPAMAPTSTILDETYKVAITRFDNRIRVGGMAEIAGFDLSLNPRRRETLEMIVNDLYPQGGNLAEASFWTGLRPTTPDGTPIVGATPFKNLFLNTGHGTLGWTMACGSGRLLADLMAKKKPQISAEGLDISRYGNKTQESAKHVNPAPAHQ; this comes from the coding sequence ATGCGCGTAATGGTCTTGGGTAGCGGCGTCATCGGTACCGCCAGTGCTTACTATCTGGCCCGTGCCGGGTTTGAAGTGGTGGTGGTCGACCGGCAGCCCGCTGCGGCCATGGAGACCAGTTTCGCCAACGCCGGCCAGGTTTCGCCGGGCTACGCATCGCCGTGGGCCGCGCCGGGCGTGCCGCTCAAGGCGATCAAGTGGCTGTTGCAGCGTCACGCCCCTCTCGCGATCAAGGCCACCGCCGACATCGACCAGTACCTGTGGATGGCGCAGATGCTGCGCAACTGCACCGCCAGCCGTTACGCGGTGAACAAGGAGCGCATGGTGCGTCTGTCCGAGTACAGCCGCGACTGTCTCGACGAATTGCGCGCCGAAACCGGCATCGCCTACGAAGGCCGCAGCCTCGGCACAACTCAGCTGTTCCGCACTCAGGCGCAGCTAGATGGCGCCGCCAAAGACATCGCCGTACTGAAAGAATCCGGCGTGCCGTTTGAAGTCCTCGACCGCGCTGGCATTGCCCGCGTTGAACCGGCGCTGGCGGGTGTGACTGACATCCTCGCCGGTGCCCTGCGCCTGCCAAACGACCAGACTGGCGACTGCCAGATGTTCACCACGCGCCTCGCCGAAATGGCCGTGAAGCTGGGTGTGGAATTCCGCTTCGGCCAAGACATCCAGAAACTCGACTACGCCGGTGATCGCATCAACGGTGTATGGATCGACGGCAAGCTGGAAACCGCCGACCGCTACGTGTTGGCGCTCGGCAGCTATTCGCCGCAGTTGCTCAAGCCGCTGGGCATCAAAGCCCCGGTGTATCCGCTCAAGGGTTACTCGCTGACCGTGCCGATCACCAACCCGGCGATGGCCCCGACCTCGACCATTCTCGACGAGACCTACAAGGTCGCGATCACCCGTTTCGACAACCGCATCCGCGTTGGCGGTATGGCCGAGATCGCCGGTTTTGACCTGTCGCTGAACCCGCGTCGACGCGAAACCCTGGAGATGATCGTCAACGACCTTTATCCTCAGGGCGGCAATCTGGCCGAGGCAAGTTTCTGGACCGGCCTGCGTCCGACCACCCCGGACGGCACGCCGATCGTTGGCGCCACACCGTTCAAAAACCTGTTCCTCAACACCGGTCACGGCACCCTCGGTTGGACCATGGCGTGCGGTTCCGGTCGTTTGCTGGCCGACCTGATGGCGAAGAAAAAGCCACAGATCAGCGCCGAAGGCCTCGATATTTCCCGTTACGGCAACAAAACCCAGGAGTCCGCAAAACATGTCAATCCAGCGCCAGCTCACCAATGA
- a CDS encoding Lrp/AsnC ligand binding domain-containing protein, producing the protein MRTNTQTKRELDKIDRNILRILQADGRISFTELGEKVGLSTTPCTERVRRLEREGIIMGYNARLNPQHLKGSLLVFVEISLDYKSGDTFEEFRRAVLKLPHVLECHLVSGDFDYLVKARISEMASYRKLLGDILLKLPHVRESKSYIVMEEVKESLSLPIPD; encoded by the coding sequence ATGCGTACCAACACTCAGACCAAACGTGAGCTGGACAAGATCGACCGCAACATCTTGCGGATCCTGCAGGCGGACGGGCGGATTTCATTTACCGAACTCGGCGAAAAGGTCGGCCTCTCCACCACGCCGTGCACCGAGCGGGTACGACGTCTGGAGCGCGAAGGGATCATCATGGGCTACAACGCCCGGCTGAATCCGCAGCACTTGAAGGGTAGCTTGCTGGTGTTTGTCGAGATCAGCCTCGACTACAAATCCGGCGACACTTTCGAAGAGTTCCGACGCGCGGTGCTGAAGCTGCCGCATGTGCTGGAGTGTCATCTGGTGTCAGGGGATTTCGACTACCTGGTGAAGGCGCGGATTTCCGAGATGGCCTCGTACCGCAAGCTGCTGGGCGACATTCTGCTGAAGCTGCCGCATGTGCGGGAGTCAAAGAGTTATATCGTGATGGAAGAGGTCAAGGAGAGCCTGAGCCTGCCGATTCCAGACTGA
- a CDS encoding YkgJ family cysteine cluster protein → MSCNSQKIRTLRQQIPSFECVPGCHDCCGPVTTSPEEMARLPRKTRAEQDAAMEELNCVHLGPNGCTVYEERPLICRLFGTTKTLPCPNERRPVELIHPRVEKQIFEYMSANRQVLV, encoded by the coding sequence ATGAGCTGCAACAGCCAGAAAATCCGTACCTTGCGCCAGCAGATCCCCTCGTTCGAATGCGTGCCCGGCTGCCACGATTGCTGCGGGCCGGTGACCACCTCGCCGGAAGAAATGGCGCGCCTGCCGCGCAAGACCCGCGCCGAGCAGGATGCGGCGATGGAAGAACTGAACTGTGTGCATCTGGGGCCGAATGGCTGCACGGTGTATGAGGAGCGGCCGTTGATTTGCCGGCTGTTCGGCACGACCAAAACCTTGCCATGCCCGAATGAGCGGCGGCCGGTGGAGTTGATTCATCCGCGTGTCGAGAAACAGATATTCGAGTACATGTCGGCGAATCGGCAGGTGCTGGTTTAA
- a CDS encoding FAD-binding oxidoreductase, producing MTARAHTLASQPHVASYYAASSLPQPDHPRLQSEVIADVCVVGGGFSGLNTALELAERGLSVVLLEAHKIGWGASGRNGGQLIRGVGHGLDQFTNVIGPDGVREMKLMGLEAVEIVRQRVERFQIACDLTWGYCDLANKPADLEGFAEDAEELRSLGYRYETRLLQAHEMHTVVGSKRYVGGLIDMGSGHLHPLNLALGEAAAAQQLGVKLFEHSAVTRIDYGPEVKVHTAQGSVRAKTLVLGCNAYLNGLNPQLSGKVLPAGSYVIATEPLSEEQAHNLLPQNMAVCDQRVALDYYRLSADRRLLFGGACHYSGRDPKDIAAYMQPKMLEVFPQLAGVKIDYQWGGMIGIGANRLPQIGRLNDQPNVYYAQAYSGHGVNATHLAGKLLAEAISGQHSGGFDLFAKVPHITFPGGKHLRSPLLALGMLWHRMKELV from the coding sequence ATGACTGCCCGCGCCCACACCCTCGCGAGCCAACCCCACGTTGCCTCTTATTACGCCGCCAGCAGCCTGCCGCAACCGGATCATCCGCGGCTGCAAAGTGAAGTGATTGCCGACGTCTGCGTGGTCGGCGGTGGCTTTTCCGGGTTGAACACGGCGTTGGAACTGGCTGAACGCGGGCTCAGCGTGGTGCTGCTGGAAGCGCACAAGATTGGCTGGGGCGCCAGTGGCCGCAACGGTGGCCAGTTGATTCGCGGCGTCGGCCACGGCCTCGATCAGTTCACCAACGTCATCGGCCCCGACGGCGTGCGCGAGATGAAACTGATGGGCCTGGAAGCGGTGGAAATCGTCCGCCAGCGTGTCGAGCGTTTTCAGATCGCCTGTGATCTGACCTGGGGCTACTGCGACCTTGCCAACAAACCCGCCGACCTTGAGGGTTTTGCCGAAGACGCCGAAGAGTTGCGCAGCCTCGGTTATCGTTACGAAACCCGTTTGCTGCAAGCCCACGAAATGCACACGGTGGTCGGTTCCAAGCGCTATGTCGGTGGTTTGATCGACATGGGGTCAGGGCATTTGCATCCGCTCAATCTCGCATTGGGCGAAGCAGCGGCGGCGCAGCAATTGGGCGTCAAACTGTTTGAACACTCGGCAGTGACGCGTATCGATTACGGCCCCGAAGTCAAAGTCCATACAGCCCAAGGTTCGGTGCGCGCCAAGACACTGGTCCTTGGCTGCAACGCGTATCTCAATGGTCTGAATCCACAACTCAGCGGCAAAGTCCTGCCCGCCGGCAGCTACGTCATCGCTACCGAACCGTTGAGCGAAGAACAGGCTCACAACCTGCTGCCGCAGAACATGGCGGTCTGCGACCAACGTGTCGCGCTGGATTACTACAGGCTCTCGGCGGATCGTCGTTTGCTGTTCGGCGGTGCCTGCCACTACTCGGGACGCGACCCGAAAGACATCGCCGCATATATGCAACCAAAGATGCTGGAGGTCTTCCCGCAACTGGCCGGGGTGAAAATCGATTATCAGTGGGGCGGCATGATCGGCATCGGCGCCAACCGGTTGCCACAAATTGGCCGACTTAATGATCAGCCGAATGTGTATTACGCCCAGGCCTATTCAGGCCACGGGGTGAACGCCACGCACCTGGCGGGCAAGTTGCTCGCCGAAGCGATCAGCGGGCAGCACAGTGGTGGCTTTGATCTGTTTGCCAAGGTGCCGCACATCACCTTCCCGGGCGGCAAGCATTTGCGTTCGCCGCTGTTGGCGTTGGGGATGTTGTGGCACCGGATGAAAGAGTTGGTCTGA
- a CDS encoding DUF1127 domain-containing protein, producing MNGLSDVRLTLHSQELVAGQKDRARNESLRNAPSGLSRWGLMWHRLHTRRALLALTADQLKDIGLTREQAQEEGLKPFWRI from the coding sequence ATGAACGGCTTGAGCGATGTGCGGCTGACGTTACACAGTCAGGAACTGGTGGCAGGGCAGAAGGATCGTGCGCGCAATGAGAGCCTGCGTAATGCACCGTCCGGCCTGAGTCGCTGGGGTCTGATGTGGCATCGTCTGCACACGCGCAGGGCGTTGCTGGCGCTGACGGCGGATCAGCTCAAGGACATCGGGCTAACCCGTGAGCAGGCGCAGGAGGAGGGGTTGAAACCATTCTGGCGGATCTGA
- a CDS encoding PLP-dependent aminotransferase family protein: protein MTLYVNLAELLGTRIENGFYRPGDRLPSVRALSVEHGVSLSTVQQAYRMLEDSGLAMPKPKSGYFVPVGRELPELPAVGRPAQRPVEISQWDQVLELIRAVPRKDVVQLGRGMPDISSPTMKPLLRGLARISRRQDMPGLYYDNIHGTLELREQIARLMLDSGCQLSASDLVVTTGCHEALSTSIHAICEPGDIVAVDSPSFHGAMQTLKGLGMKALEIPTDPLTGISLEALELALEQWPIKVIQITPNCNNPLGYIMPESRKRALLNLAQRFDVAIIEDDVYGELAYTYPRPRTIKSFDEDGRVLLCSSFSKTLAPGLRIGWVAPGRYLERVLHMKYISTGSTAPQPQIAIAEFLKSGHFEPHLRRMRTQYQRNRDVMIDWVTRYFPAGTRASRPQGSFMLWVELPEGFDTLKLNRALLDQGVQIAVGSIFSASGKYRNCLRMNYAAKPTAQIEEAVRKVGATAIRLLAEAD, encoded by the coding sequence ATGACCCTTTATGTAAACCTCGCCGAATTGCTCGGCACACGCATCGAAAACGGCTTCTATCGACCCGGTGACCGCTTGCCGTCAGTCCGTGCCTTGAGCGTCGAACACGGGGTCAGCCTGAGCACGGTGCAACAGGCCTATCGCATGCTCGAAGACAGCGGTCTGGCGATGCCGAAACCGAAATCAGGCTACTTCGTGCCGGTCGGTCGCGAGCTGCCGGAGCTGCCCGCCGTCGGCCGGCCGGCACAGCGGCCGGTGGAGATTTCGCAATGGGATCAAGTGCTGGAGTTGATTCGCGCGGTGCCGCGCAAGGATGTCGTGCAACTGGGGCGCGGCATGCCGGACATTAGCTCGCCGACGATGAAACCGCTGTTGCGCGGGCTGGCACGGATCAGCCGCCGTCAGGACATGCCCGGCCTGTATTACGACAACATCCACGGCACTCTCGAACTGCGCGAACAGATCGCTCGGCTGATGCTCGACTCCGGCTGCCAGTTGAGCGCCAGCGACCTTGTTGTCACCACCGGATGTCATGAGGCGCTGTCGACCAGTATCCACGCGATCTGCGAGCCGGGCGATATCGTCGCGGTCGACTCACCAAGCTTTCACGGCGCCATGCAGACGCTTAAAGGCCTGGGCATGAAGGCCCTGGAAATTCCCACCGACCCGCTCACCGGCATCAGCCTGGAAGCCCTGGAACTGGCGCTGGAACAATGGCCGATCAAGGTCATCCAGATCACCCCCAACTGCAATAACCCGCTCGGCTACATCATGCCGGAGTCGCGCAAACGCGCGCTGCTCAACCTCGCGCAACGCTTCGACGTGGCGATCATCGAAGATGATGTGTATGGCGAACTGGCCTACACCTACCCGCGCCCACGCACGATCAAATCCTTTGACGAAGATGGCCGCGTGCTGCTCTGCAGTTCGTTTTCCAAGACATTGGCGCCGGGGCTGCGGATTGGTTGGGTTGCGCCGGGCCGCTACCTCGAGCGCGTGCTGCACATGAAATACATCAGCACCGGATCAACCGCACCGCAGCCGCAGATCGCCATCGCCGAGTTTCTCAAATCCGGCCATTTCGAACCGCATTTGCGGCGGATGCGCACGCAATACCAACGCAATCGCGACGTGATGATCGATTGGGTGACCCGCTACTTTCCCGCCGGCACCCGCGCCAGCCGCCCACAGGGCAGCTTCATGTTGTGGGTGGAATTACCGGAAGGTTTCGACACGCTGAAACTGAATCGTGCGCTGCTCGACCAAGGCGTACAGATTGCCGTCGGCAGCATCTTTTCCGCCTCAGGCAAATACCGCAATTGCCTGCGGATGAACTACGCTGCCAAACCGACAGCGCAGATCGAAGAGGCAGTGCGCAAGGTCGGCGCGACGGCAATCAGATTATTGGCCGAAGCCGACTGA
- a CDS encoding phospholipase D family protein — MSFRQPLLALLLLASFLSGCASLDVPREPSQALPASDSSFGRSIQAQAAPYQGRSGFRLLSNSSEAFTARAELIRNAQTSLDLQYYIVHDGISTRMLVEELLKAADRGVRVRILLDDTTSDGLDQIIATLAAHPQIQIRLFNPLHLGRSTGITRAAGRLFNLSLQHRRMHNKLWLADNSVAIVGGRNLGDEYFDAEPNLNFTDIDMLSVGPVAEQLGHSFDQYWNSALSKPIDEFLSSQPTAKDLENTRTRLEESLEDTRKQNHALYQQLMTFKTAPRMDIWRKELIWAWNQALWDAPSKVLAKGEPDPQLLLTTQLAPELRGVSKELIMISAYFVPGQPGLVYLTGRADAGVAVSLLTNALEATDVPAVHGGYAPYRKALLEHGVKLYELRRQPGDNYGSGPHVFYSKSFRGSDSSLHSKAMIFDRQKSFIGSFNFDPRSVLWNTEVGVLVDSPELAEHVRELALQGMAPALSYQAKLQDGQIVWVTEDNGQMHTLSKEPGSWWRRFNAWFSTTVGLERML; from the coding sequence GTGAGCTTCAGACAGCCCCTACTCGCTTTGCTGTTACTCGCCTCATTCCTGAGCGGCTGTGCCAGTCTCGATGTTCCGCGTGAGCCCAGTCAGGCGCTGCCAGCATCCGATTCCAGCTTCGGCCGTTCGATTCAGGCGCAAGCGGCGCCCTATCAAGGCCGCTCGGGTTTTCGCCTGCTGTCCAACAGCAGCGAGGCATTCACCGCTCGCGCCGAACTGATCCGCAACGCCCAGACCAGTCTCGATCTGCAGTACTACATCGTCCACGACGGCATCAGCACGCGGATGCTGGTGGAGGAACTGCTCAAGGCTGCCGACCGTGGCGTGCGTGTGCGCATCCTGCTCGATGACACCACCAGCGATGGCCTCGACCAGATCATCGCGACACTGGCGGCGCATCCGCAAATTCAGATCCGTCTGTTCAACCCGCTGCATCTGGGCCGCAGCACTGGCATCACCCGCGCGGCGGGGCGCTTGTTCAATCTGTCGCTGCAGCACCGGCGCATGCACAACAAGCTGTGGCTGGCGGATAACAGCGTGGCCATCGTCGGCGGACGCAACTTGGGCGATGAGTATTTCGACGCCGAGCCGAACCTGAATTTCACCGACATCGACATGCTCAGCGTCGGGCCGGTGGCCGAGCAACTCGGGCACAGTTTCGATCAGTACTGGAACAGCGCCCTGAGCAAGCCGATCGACGAATTCCTCTCCAGCCAACCGACCGCCAAGGACCTGGAGAACACTCGCACACGTCTGGAAGAATCACTGGAAGACACCCGCAAACAGAATCACGCGCTGTACCAGCAGTTGATGACATTCAAGACCGCGCCGCGCATGGACATCTGGCGCAAAGAGCTGATCTGGGCGTGGAATCAGGCGCTGTGGGATGCGCCGAGCAAAGTGCTGGCCAAGGGCGAGCCGGATCCGCAATTGCTGCTGACCACGCAACTGGCACCCGAGCTCAGAGGCGTGAGCAAAGAGTTGATCATGATTTCGGCGTACTTCGTGCCCGGCCAACCGGGGCTGGTGTACTTGACCGGGCGCGCCGATGCAGGGGTTGCGGTGAGCCTGCTGACCAACGCGCTGGAAGCCACCGACGTGCCGGCGGTGCACGGCGGCTATGCGCCGTATCGCAAAGCGTTGCTCGAGCATGGCGTGAAGCTGTATGAACTGCGCCGCCAGCCTGGGGATAACTATGGCAGCGGCCCGCATGTGTTTTACAGCAAGTCGTTTCGCGGTTCCGATTCAAGCCTGCACAGCAAGGCGATGATCTTTGATCGGCAGAAGTCGTTTATCGGCTCGTTCAACTTCGACCCGCGCTCGGTTTTGTGGAACACCGAAGTCGGGGTCTTGGTGGACAGCCCCGAGCTGGCCGAACATGTTCGCGAACTGGCCTTGCAAGGCATGGCGCCGGCGCTGAGTTACCAGGCGAAATTGCAGGATGGCCAGATCGTTTGGGTCACCGAAGACAACGGGCAGATGCATACGCTGAGCAAAGAGCCGGGGAGTTGGTGGCGGCGGTTCAATGCGTGGTTCAGCACCACTGTCGGCCTTGAACGAATGCTTTGA
- a CDS encoding MFS transporter, producing MRWATYFAVLASVLSVGLALGVSMPLVSLRLEGWGYGSFAIGVMAAMPAIGVLLGAKISSHLAARFGTANLMRLCLWAGALSIGLLALLPSYPIWLVLRLMIGVILTIVFILGESWINQLVVENWRGRLVALYGSSYALSQLSGPLLLGALGTEHDYGFWVGVGLLLVSPLLLLGRSGAPSSEASSVTFRDLWGFARELPAIAWAVSLFAAFEAMILTLLPVYCLQQGFTAEIALAMVSTVVVGDALLQLPIGALADYLSRRTLFAGCALVLMLSSLAIPLLLDTLLIWPLWVLFGASAGGLFTLSLILIGERYRDDALVRANAHIAQLWGVGCLVGPLAAGAGSQWISGHALPLLMAIGAFGLVLLLLRQGAFGPVTVPA from the coding sequence ATGCGGTGGGCGACGTATTTCGCCGTGTTGGCGTCTGTCTTGAGTGTCGGTCTGGCCCTGGGGGTCAGCATGCCGTTGGTGTCGTTGCGTCTGGAGGGTTGGGGTTATGGCTCCTTCGCCATTGGCGTGATGGCGGCGATGCCAGCGATTGGCGTGTTGTTGGGCGCGAAGATTTCCAGTCATCTGGCCGCGCGCTTCGGCACGGCCAACCTGATGCGCCTGTGTCTGTGGGCTGGAGCGCTGTCGATTGGCTTGTTGGCGTTGCTGCCGAGCTATCCGATCTGGCTGGTATTGCGGCTGATGATCGGTGTGATCCTGACCATCGTGTTCATCCTCGGCGAGAGCTGGATCAATCAACTGGTGGTCGAGAACTGGCGCGGACGATTGGTGGCGCTGTATGGCAGCAGCTATGCGTTGAGCCAGCTCTCAGGCCCGTTACTGCTGGGTGCGCTGGGTACCGAGCATGATTACGGCTTTTGGGTCGGTGTCGGCCTGCTGCTGGTTTCGCCCTTGTTGCTGCTGGGCCGCAGCGGTGCACCAAGCAGCGAAGCGAGCAGCGTAACGTTCCGTGACCTGTGGGGATTCGCTCGTGAGCTGCCAGCGATTGCCTGGGCAGTTTCATTGTTCGCCGCGTTCGAGGCGATGATCCTGACGCTGCTGCCGGTGTATTGCCTGCAGCAGGGTTTTACCGCCGAGATTGCACTGGCGATGGTCAGCACGGTGGTGGTGGGCGATGCGCTGCTGCAATTGCCGATCGGCGCGTTGGCTGATTACCTGTCGCGGCGTACGTTGTTCGCCGGTTGTGCGCTGGTGTTGATGCTGTCGAGCCTGGCGATTCCGCTGCTGCTCGATACGCTGCTGATCTGGCCGCTTTGGGTGTTGTTCGGGGCGAGTGCCGGCGGACTTTTCACCCTGTCATTGATCCTGATTGGCGAGCGTTATCGTGACGATGCACTGGTGCGGGCGAATGCGCATATTGCGCAGCTGTGGGGCGTGGGATGTCTGGTCGGGCCGCTCGCGGCCGGGGCGGGCAGCCAGTGGATCAGTGGGCATGCGTTGCCGTTGTTGATGGCGATTGGGGCGTTTGGGTTGGTTCTGCTTCTTTTGCGTCAGGGTGCGTTTGGCCCAGTGACCGTGCCTGCCTAA
- a CDS encoding aldehyde dehydrogenase, translated as MTTLTRADWEQRARDLKIEGRAYLNGEYTDAVSGETFECISPVDGRLLGKIASCDAADAQRAVENARATFNSGVWSRLAPTKRKATMIRFAGLLKQHAEELALLETLDMGKPISDSLYIDVPGAAQALSWSGEAIDKIYDEVAATPHDQLGLVTREPVGVVGAIVPWNFPLMMACWKLGPALSTGNSVILKPSEKSPLTAIRIAALAVEAGIPKGVLNVLPGYGHTVGKALALHNDVDTLVFTGSTKIAKQLMIYSGESNMKRVWLEAGGKSPNIVFADAPDLQAAAESAASAIAFNQGEVCTAGSRLLVERSIKDTFLPMVIEALKAWKPGNPLDPATNVGALVDTQQMNTVLSYIESGHSDGAKLVAGGKRILQETGGTYVEPTIFDGVSNAMKIAQEEIFGPVLSVIAFDTAEEAIQIANDTPYGLAAAVWTQDISKAHLTAKALRAGSVWVNQYDGGDMTAPFGGFKQSGNGRDKSLHAFDKYTELKATWIKL; from the coding sequence ATGACCACCCTGACTCGTGCCGACTGGGAACAACGCGCCCGCGACCTGAAAATCGAAGGCCGCGCCTACCTCAATGGCGAATACACCGACGCGGTCTCCGGCGAGACCTTCGAGTGCATCAGCCCGGTCGATGGCCGTCTGCTCGGCAAGATCGCCAGCTGTGACGCCGCTGACGCCCAGCGCGCCGTGGAAAATGCCCGCGCCACGTTCAATTCCGGCGTCTGGTCGCGCCTGGCGCCGACCAAACGCAAAGCCACCATGATCCGTTTTGCCGGCCTGCTCAAGCAGCACGCCGAAGAACTGGCCCTGCTCGAAACCCTCGACATGGGCAAGCCGATCAGCGATTCGCTGTATATCGACGTCCCGGGCGCGGCGCAAGCGCTGAGCTGGAGCGGTGAAGCGATCGACAAGATCTACGACGAAGTGGCCGCTACGCCGCACGATCAATTGGGTCTGGTTACCCGCGAGCCAGTCGGTGTGGTCGGCGCCATCGTGCCGTGGAACTTCCCGTTGATGATGGCTTGCTGGAAACTCGGCCCGGCGCTGTCGACCGGTAACTCGGTGATCCTCAAACCATCGGAAAAATCCCCGCTGACCGCCATCCGCATCGCTGCGCTGGCCGTTGAAGCCGGTATCCCGAAAGGCGTGCTCAACGTGCTGCCGGGCTACGGCCACACCGTTGGCAAGGCGCTGGCCCTGCACAACGATGTCGACACGCTGGTGTTCACCGGTTCGACCAAGATCGCCAAGCAACTGATGATCTACTCCGGCGAATCGAACATGAAACGCGTCTGGCTCGAAGCCGGCGGCAAGAGCCCGAACATCGTCTTTGCCGATGCGCCGGACTTGCAAGCCGCTGCCGAATCAGCGGCCAGCGCCATCGCCTTCAACCAGGGCGAAGTGTGCACCGCCGGTTCGCGTCTGCTGGTCGAGCGTTCGATCAAGGACACATTCCTGCCGATGGTGATCGAGGCGTTGAAAGCCTGGAAGCCGGGCAACCCGCTGGATCCGGCCACCAACGTTGGTGCACTGGTCGATACGCAGCAGATGAACACTGTGCTGTCGTACATCGAGTCCGGCCACAGCGATGGCGCCAAACTGGTCGCCGGCGGCAAACGCATTCTGCAGGAAACCGGCGGCACCTATGTTGAACCGACGATTTTCGACGGCGTGAGCAACGCGATGAAGATCGCTCAGGAAGAGATCTTCGGCCCGGTGCTGTCGGTCATCGCTTTCGATACCGCTGAGGAAGCGATCCAGATCGCCAACGACACGCCGTACGGCCTGGCCGCAGCAGTCTGGACGCAAGACATCTCCAAGGCGCATCTGACCGCCAAGGCCCTGCGTGCCGGCAGCGTGTGGGTCAACCAATACGATGGTGGTGACATGACCGCACCGTTTGGCGGCTTCAAGCAATCGGGCAACGGCCGTGACAAGTCGCTGCACGCGTTCGACAAGTACACCGAGCTGAAGGCGACGTGGATCAAGCTGTAA
- a CDS encoding cupin domain-containing protein, with protein MNIQNVVDISLTSSEAERYRPDPAKVLKGDPEQAVFHQYDSPCGQMGVGVWEGAVGQWTVNYTEHEYCEILQGVSVLRDSDGNAKTLRVGDRFVIPAGFRGTWEVLEACRKVYVIFEQKA; from the coding sequence ATGAACATCCAGAACGTCGTCGACATCAGCCTGACCAGCAGCGAAGCCGAACGCTATCGTCCGGACCCGGCCAAAGTGCTTAAGGGTGATCCTGAACAAGCGGTGTTCCATCAATACGACAGCCCGTGTGGGCAGATGGGCGTTGGCGTTTGGGAAGGTGCGGTGGGGCAATGGACGGTGAACTACACCGAGCATGAGTACTGCGAGATCTTGCAGGGCGTTTCGGTGCTGCGTGACAGCGATGGTAACGCCAAGACGTTGCGTGTGGGCGACCGGTTTGTGATTCCGGCGGGTTTCCGCGGCACCTGGGAAGTACTGGAGGCTTGCCGCAAGGTCTATGTGATCTTCGAACAGAAGGCTTGA
- the rpmG gene encoding 50S ribosomal protein L33 — MRELIRLISSAGTGHFYTTDKNKRTTPDKIEIKKYDPVVRKHVIYKEGKIK, encoded by the coding sequence ATGCGTGAATTGATTCGTTTGATCTCGAGCGCCGGTACTGGTCACTTCTACACTACCGACAAGAACAAGCGTACTACCCCGGACAAAATCGAGATCAAGAAATATGATCCGGTTGTTCGCAAGCACGTGATCTACAAGGAAGGCAAAATCAAGTAA
- the rpmB gene encoding 50S ribosomal protein L28: MSRVCQVTGKGPVTGNNISHANNKTRRRFLPNLQHHRFWVEEEKRFVRLRVSAKGMRIIDKRGITVVLAELRRDGKI; the protein is encoded by the coding sequence ATGTCGAGAGTATGTCAAGTTACCGGTAAGGGTCCGGTGACTGGGAATAACATTTCCCACGCAAACAACAAAACCCGTCGTCGTTTCCTGCCGAACCTGCAGCATCACCGCTTCTGGGTTGAAGAAGAGAAACGTTTTGTGCGTCTGCGCGTATCTGCCAAAGGCATGCGTATCATCGACAAGCGTGGCATCACTGTCGTGCTCGCCGAACTTCGCCGCGATGGCAAGATTTAA